The window TAAAGAAGAGGGGCGATTCAGATGTCAATTAAGCTGTCTACTCATTTACTGTTTTCTTCCATTCATCTATGCTTGTATTGTATGCCCTATTTTTCCAAACATAGAATTGAGAATTTTTTCTGTCCATTGCTTGGTTTGGTTTTCTATTCCGAATCAATGCCGAAGCACATGGGGTGGATACTCATAAATGATTTATATATGGTGTGAGAATAGAAAATTAGCATGGAAGATTTGAAGTTCTTGTTTAGACTTTCAAAATTAAggaattaaattaatatctttcgAGATACGTACTTCCTGATTATTGTTTTCTCCCTGCTTATCTAACCATGGACATTGATATGATATTATTGGCATCACACATGGATTTTGCTAGTTTATTCCCATGCTTTCATTGCTGGctggatttaaattttttgaaacgtaggaaaataaattttatataatgattttttttttgttattattattaaacttgatataATAATTGAAACTTATCTTGagttgatattttaattaactcgaattttaaattaagttacGAGGAATATCTCGATGTGCTGTTGTCAAATggataggtaaaaaaaaattaaacataaaataaataaataaataaaataaccacTTAAAAAAGTCATTGGCATGGTACAAAAGTCCCATGCGCTTGGTTTTTTCTAaagaaacaaatacaaacaattTGTCGTCTGTCTGCTCAAAGTCAATAATATCCAGCCTCTAGTCTCGAACTCACAATCTCCACATGACTTTCATGCATTGATTATTGTGCTTCGACAGGAAGttattaaataaacaattaaaaaattatattaatttaatttactgTTCATATAAATAGTTAAATCAACTGTatttcttttagttgtttttagcAATGTTATCCTAGAATTATAGGGCCGGTGGCTTAGGAGGGGGGGGGTTGTGGGGTGAAACATATATGATACGGACACCATGGCTTAACAATTGATCGATCGTTTCCCCCTCATCTCTCATCTCTCTAACTGGCATGCAcactatataattaattaattaattaaagagcgTGCTTTTTATTACAGAAgtgcatataattaaattctcaacAACTCCCATTTTCTCCACCACCACACAAAATCAGAATCACTTGCATACCTTAACCAGTactcatttattttcttcaccTGGGCAATATGACTGCTTTTAGAGGGTTCTTCATGACGACCGTGAAAGCAAAAGCCTCTGTCGGGTCGGGTGGAGCATTCGGTGCGGGTAGCCACTTGAAAGCTTGTACCATTCTTGCAAGCATTAAATTCACATGCAACAAACCAAGAGCCAACCCTGGGCAAGTCCTCCTCCCGGCTCCAAACGGCAACATCTTCACCTTGCCCTTCGTTCCGGTCATGTCTACGTTGACACCATCACCATCTATGAACCTCTCGGGCCGAAATGTACCCGGATCCTTCCACAAACTCGGATCCTCAGTCATCCATTCAatgtagaactcaacattcacaTTGCTCGGAATCTTGTAGCCACCAAGCTCCGTCTCCTCCGTCGTGGCGTGTGATAACGTGAAATGCGCCGGAGAATGTACCCTTAGGGTTTCTTTAACCACTGCGTTGAGATAGTTCATTTTCTCCACATCTTCTTCGTTGATTACTCCATCTTTGCCCACAGACTCAACGATTTCTCGGTACAACTTTTCTTGAATGTCTTGGTTAAGGACTAATTCAAGAAAAACCCATTGTAGCACACTTGTGCTAGTATCGATTCCAGCAACAAACAACTCTGAACAAACTGTAACAAGCTCTTCTTCTCCTAAAAGACCCCTCCCCGGTGCCTTAAGGGTAAAAAGTGAATCAACATAGGCTGCACCAACTGGACTCAACATTTCCATTTTAGGGTTTTCACCTTTCTCTACAAATGCTCTTCTGTTCCTTATCAAAGGAACCAAGCACTCAATTTGAGTCTTTCTTAAATCCTTTGCCCTCTTCATTTGCTTGCGAAACAAGGGAGTTAGAATAGGCAAGAAATCGGGAAGCTGTGgaattgttattagcatgacATCTTTAGTCACATTATCTATATCATGAATCCAATGTTCTGAGATTTTTGCTCCGAAGCAAATAAATACTAGAATGCTACAAACAGTGAATCTACAAACATCCATTACATCTACATACCCGTTTTCTAAAGCTTCACTTTTGAGCCTCTTCATGTGACTCTCCAACGCCCATTCTCGTATCCAACTACACTGTTTGATCCTGACCGGGCTTATCAACTCCGTGACAAAGTTCCGACGAAGTGTCCGCCAAAGAGGTCCATATTCAGCTGAGTTGACGGCACATTTCCCGACACTGAACACCAACCGGATCGGTGAGTCCGGTGGCCGACTAGCAAAGATAGGGCCTT of the Populus nigra chromosome 7, ddPopNigr1.1, whole genome shotgun sequence genome contains:
- the LOC133698864 gene encoding cytochrome P450 77A1-like, which produces MELIDLLILGLTLFFLAIWWRSFSVVNGGGAKNLPPGPPGWPLVGNLFQIILERRHFIFVIRDLRKKYGPIFSMQMGQSTLVIVTSPDLIHEALVQKGPIFASRPPDSPIRLVFSVGKCAVNSAEYGPLWRTLRRNFVTELISPVRIKQCSWIREWALESHMKRLKSEALENGYVDVMDVCRFTVCSILVFICFGAKISEHWIHDIDNVTKDVMLITIPQLPDFLPILTPLFRKQMKRAKDLRKTQIECLVPLIRNRRAFVEKGENPKMEMLSPVGAAYVDSLFTLKAPGRGLLGEEELVTVCSELFVAGIDTSTSVLQWVFLELVLNQDIQEKLYREIVESVGKDGVINEEDVEKMNYLNAVVKETLRVHSPAHFTLSHATTEETELGGYKIPSNVNVEFYIEWMTEDPSLWKDPGTFRPERFIDGDGVNVDMTGTKGKVKMLPFGAGRRTCPGLALGLLHVNLMLARMVQAFKWLPAPNAPPDPTEAFAFTVVMKNPLKAVILPR